One stretch of Gavia stellata isolate bGavSte3 chromosome 25, bGavSte3.hap2, whole genome shotgun sequence DNA includes these proteins:
- the DERL2 gene encoding derlin-2 isoform X3 — protein MAYQTFRQEYLQVPPVTRAYTTACVLTTAAVQLELITPFQLYFNPELIFKHFQALPLGIYIFS, from the exons ATGGCGTACCAGACCTTCCGGCAGGAGTACCTGCAAGTGCCGCCCGTTACGCGGGCCTACACCACGGCCTGCGTCCTCACTACCGCCGCCGTG caaTTAGAACTAATCACACCCTTTCAGCTGTATTTCAACCctgaattaatatttaaacaCTTTCAA GCATTGCCGTTGggcatatatattttttcttag
- the MIS12 gene encoding protein MIS12 homolog produces MSVNPMAYEAQFFGFTPQTCMLRVYIAFQDYLFEMMLVVESVILKKLEGFPDCKISPFQIRKSTEKFLLFMKEHFDKLFSKMEEVLLQLVLNIPKNVLLPEDKVHEQYPYSKEQFQALQDEIHQLQEQYRAEASAGQALRAELEEQKAVRAELEKILQWFDGLENICREHGTGNFKESFAFLTQNSKKLQDVLKDVEEKSKKIKKHDQLL; encoded by the coding sequence ATGTCGGTCAATCCCATGGCCTACGAAGCGCAGTTCTTTGGCTTCACGCCCCAGACGTGCATGCTGCGCGTCTACATCGCGTTCCAGGACTACCTCTTCGAAATGATGCTGGTGGTTGAGAGTGTAATCCTGAAGAAGCTGGAAGGGTTTCCCGACTGTAAGATCAGCCCCTTCCAAATCCGGAAAAGCACGGAgaaatttcttctcttcatgAAGGAGCACTTTGATAAACTCTTCAGTAAAATGGAAGAAGTGCTTCTGCAGCTGGTGTTAAACATCCCTAAGAACGTGCTCCTCCCCGAGGACAAGGTCCACGAGCAGTACCCCTACAGCAAAGAACAGTTCCAGGCACTTCAGGATGAGATCcatcagctgcaggagcagtaCAGGGCTGAGGCGTCCGCTGGGCAGGCACTGCGCGCAGAACTGGAAGAACAGAAGGCTGTTCGGGCTGAGCTTGAGAAGATTTTGCAATGGTTTGATGGGCTTGAGAATATCTGTAGGGAACACGGGACCGGCAACTTCaaagaaagctttgctttcttgaCACAGAACTCTAAGAAACTGCAAGATGTGCTGAAAGATGttgaagagaaaagcaaaaaaataaagaagcatgATCAGTTATTGTAA